Below is a window of Deltaproteobacteria bacterium DNA.
GCTGGATGATACGGTTCCGTTTTAAAAAGACCTCTTTGACTTGCGGATTAACGATAAGATCGAGGTGTCGCTGGCGGTATCTTGTTTCAATATCCGTAAGACCATGCCATTTCTCCGGCAAAGGTCTTATCGCTTTTGACAGGAGCCTCAGTGCATCTGCGTCAATAGTCAGTTCATTTGTCCTGGTTCTGAATATTTTCCCTGCGATAAAAACGATATCTCCCACATCGAGTCTTTTAAATAATGAATAGGTAGTTTCCCCCACCTGATTCTTTCTGATAAAGGCCTGAAGTCTTCCCGCTCTGTCCTGGATCATGACAAAAGAACCTTTTCCGAAGTCTCGAATGGCCATCAGTCTTCCCGCAATGGCAAATCTCTCATCGATTGCGGCAAGGGCGTCATTGTCCATATGGATAAAGCGGGTAACGATAGATGCCGTCGTGTCCTTGACACGGACATCGTTAGGATACAGTTCAATGCCGTCGGCCTTCAGAGATTCTATTTTTTCTTTTTTCTTCCTTATGAGTTCGCTGTCTTCCATAAATACCTTGTCCTATCTAAGTATAAATCGAATTTGACTATATTTTTTTTCAGGATTAGTCAAGCATGATTTAAACGTTTGTTAATGCAATGAGAATTTCGAAGAATTTGCAAGAGGGCTTTTAGTTGTGAATCCAAGGTCAAGATAGCTTCCCATGAACATGTCAATAGGTCGGATGACAGGCGCAAATAAATATCTTCGTTGCCGGGAAGATCTCTGAACTTCAATTTTTCTCAATTCAGGATGGTTTTTTATGAGAGCTTGCTTTCCCCAGTTTGATGGCGCAAAACTCTCCGCACATTGTACAGCCCTCTTCTCCTGCGCTTTTGCTTTTCTCAAGAAGTTTTTCCGTTTTTTCCGGATCAATGGATGCTGCAATCTGGCCTTGCCAGTCGAATTCCTTCCTGTATTTCGCCATCATGATGTCTTTTTTAATGGCACCGGGGATTTCCTTAGCAATGTCAGCAATATGAGCAGCAATCTTTGAGGCGATGATGCCTTCCCTGACGTCTTCGAGTGTGGGGAGGCGGAGGTGCTCTGAGGGCGTTACGTAGCAGAGAAAGTCTGCTCCGGCTGCTCCGGCAATTGCCCCGCCGATTGCTGAGGTGATGTGATCATAACCGGGAGCGATGTCCGTTGGTAAGGGTCCCAGGACATAGAAAGGTGCGCCGTCACACAGACTCTTCTGTAACTGGATATTGGCCTGTATTTCATTGATGGGTACATGACCGGGACCTTCGATCATTACCTGAACGCCATAGTCTCTTGCTCTTTTTGCAAGTTCACCCAGAAGAATGAGTTCCTGTACCTGTCCACGGTCTGTGGCATCGGCAATACACCCCGGCCGCAGGCCGTCGCCAAGGCTGAGAACCATATCGTAACGCCTTGCTATTTCGAGCAGTCGGTCATATTCTTCATACAGAGGATTTTCTCTGTCATTGAATGACATCCAGTTTCTCGTGATGGATCCACCCCTGCTTACGATGCCTAAAATGCGTCCTTCTTCATCAATACAGGATACGCTTCTCCTCGTTACACCGCAGTGTACAGTGATAAAATCAACGCCGTCCTCACCATTTTCTATGATAACCCTGAACATGTCTTCGCCGGTCATCTCCATGATGGCTTTTTTCGCCTCAACCATATCGGCGGCAGCCTGGTAGAGAGGAACGGTCCCGATAGGAAGAGTAGACGCCTGGATGATCGCTTGCCTGATTTTTCTGATATCACCGCCTGTGGATAGGTCCATGATAGTATCTGCCCCTGCGGCAATAGACACTTTTACCTTTTCGAGCTCCAGAGCGAGATCTACGCGGTCTTTGGATGTTCCGATATTGGCATTTATCTTTGTCCTGAGCCCTTTCCCTACGGCAAGAGGTCCTATGGTAGTGTGTTTTTTATTACGGATCACCACGATTGTGCCTTTTGCGACACCATCGCGAATGAATTCAGTGGATACACCTTCCCCTTCGGCACATTGTCTCATCTCTTCAGATATCATGCCTTTACGTGCTCTCTCTAATTGTGTCATGGCAAATACTCTCCTAACATATGTCGATTTCTATAAAATACATGGGGCATACCCTTCACCCTTAAGGATATGCCCCAAAAGAAATGTATTACAGA
It encodes the following:
- the thiC gene encoding phosphomethylpyrimidine synthase ThiC, translated to MTQLERARKGMISEEMRQCAEGEGVSTEFIRDGVAKGTIVVIRNKKHTTIGPLAVGKGLRTKINANIGTSKDRVDLALELEKVKVSIAAGADTIMDLSTGGDIRKIRQAIIQASTLPIGTVPLYQAAADMVEAKKAIMEMTGEDMFRVIIENGEDGVDFITVHCGVTRRSVSCIDEEGRILGIVSRGGSITRNWMSFNDRENPLYEEYDRLLEIARRYDMVLSLGDGLRPGCIADATDRGQVQELILLGELAKRARDYGVQVMIEGPGHVPINEIQANIQLQKSLCDGAPFYVLGPLPTDIAPGYDHITSAIGGAIAGAAGADFLCYVTPSEHLRLPTLEDVREGIIASKIAAHIADIAKEIPGAIKKDIMMAKYRKEFDWQGQIAASIDPEKTEKLLEKSKSAGEEGCTMCGEFCAIKLGKASSHKKPS